A region of Beijerinckia sp. 28-YEA-48 DNA encodes the following proteins:
- a CDS encoding cation diffusion facilitator family transporter, whose protein sequence is MTATDASHDAAARKQRAAAASVAASALLTIGKLVAGLLSGSLALLSEALHSLIDTGATILTWFAVRAADRPADAEHHYGHGKVEAVAALAETGLLIVLACGVLYEAIQRLSGHAAAPVEVSWIVFAVLGASIVVDAVRWRSLAKIARETKSDALAADAMHFSSDLVASVCVSLGLIAVSYGFQRGDSYAAIGVAVFIFIAGYRLGRRTIDTLMDKAPDGLTEQVREIVGHVPGVANVEDIRLRQSGAALIGEVAVAVARTLPVERIMSIKDEITARITAALPEAALVVIANSRALDDETVLERVLVTAARKRLMVHHVTLQTVDGIRSIGFDLEVDGRMTLGAAHDVASQLEAAIRDELGPEIEVDSHIEPLEARELHGENAPAARTASIAATLQEAAQASKIISDVHDVRARQTPAGLIISYHCRAMAEASVEDVHQAVDLLDRRVKTQFADVARIVGHAEPYGA, encoded by the coding sequence ATGACCGCCACCGACGCCTCCCACGATGCCGCGGCCCGCAAACAGCGCGCAGCAGCGGCTTCCGTTGCCGCCAGCGCCTTGCTGACCATCGGCAAACTCGTCGCCGGGCTTCTGTCGGGATCGCTGGCGCTGCTCTCGGAAGCCCTGCACAGCCTCATCGACACGGGCGCCACGATCCTGACCTGGTTCGCCGTGCGCGCCGCCGACCGCCCCGCAGATGCCGAACACCACTACGGCCACGGCAAGGTGGAAGCGGTGGCGGCCCTGGCCGAAACCGGCCTGCTGATCGTGCTGGCCTGCGGCGTGCTCTACGAAGCCATTCAGCGGCTGAGCGGCCATGCGGCCGCCCCCGTCGAGGTGAGCTGGATCGTTTTCGCTGTCCTCGGCGCCTCGATCGTGGTGGATGCGGTGCGCTGGCGCTCGCTCGCCAAAATCGCGCGCGAAACCAAAAGCGATGCGCTGGCCGCCGACGCCATGCATTTTTCCAGCGATCTCGTCGCTTCCGTCTGCGTCAGCCTCGGGCTGATCGCAGTAAGCTATGGTTTCCAGCGGGGCGATAGTTACGCGGCCATCGGCGTCGCTGTCTTCATCTTCATCGCCGGCTACAGGCTCGGCCGGCGCACCATCGACACCCTGATGGACAAGGCGCCCGACGGGCTCACCGAGCAGGTGCGCGAAATCGTCGGGCACGTGCCTGGCGTCGCCAATGTCGAGGATATCCGCCTGCGCCAGTCGGGCGCCGCGCTGATCGGCGAAGTAGCGGTAGCCGTTGCGCGCACCCTGCCGGTCGAACGCATCATGTCGATCAAGGACGAAATCACCGCGCGCATCACCGCCGCTTTGCCCGAAGCCGCCCTGGTAGTGATCGCCAATTCGCGCGCCCTCGACGATGAAACCGTGCTGGAACGGGTGCTGGTCACCGCCGCGCGCAAGCGCCTGATGGTGCATCACGTCACCTTGCAGACGGTCGATGGCATCCGCTCGATCGGCTTCGACCTGGAAGTCGACGGCCGCATGACGCTTGGCGCCGCCCATGATGTCGCCTCGCAGCTTGAAGCGGCGATCCGCGACGAACTCGGACCGGAGATTGAGGTCGACAGCCATATCGAGCCGCTGGAAGCCCGCGAACTGCACGGCGAGAACGCCCCGGCTGCGCGCACCGCCAGCATCGCCGCCACTTTGCAAGAGGCGGCGCAAGCCTCGAAAATCATCTCGGACGTGCATGACGTCCGCGCCCGCCAGACGCCGGCCGGGCTCATTATCAGCTACCATTGCCGCGCCATGGCGGAGGCCAGCGTCGAAGATGTGCACCAGGCGGTCGACCTTCTCGACCGCAGGGTCAAAACCCAGTTCGCCGATGTCGCCCGCATTGTCGGCCACGCCGAGCCCTACGGCGCCTGA